Part of the Aquimarina sp. TRL1 genome, GCAGATGCGTTGGGTGATATGTTATATATCTTGTGCGGGACGATTATAGAACATGGTTTACAACATAAGATCGAAGAAGTATTTGATGAAATTCAACGCAGTAATATGAGTAAGTTAGGAGAAGATGGAGAACCAATATATCGGGAAGACGGTAAGGTATTAAAAGGCCCTAATTATTTCAAACCTGATATCAAAGCTATTTTAGATAAATAATTACGTTGATAAAAAATAGCATTATACACGAAATGGTATTGTACTCTTGGGAGAGAAGAGAACCTCGAAGCATATAAGTTTCGATAACCAAGAATTATAAAACCCCTCCTAGGAGGGGTTTTATAATTACAGTAATAACAAAAGTTATTGTTTATATTTTATGTCTCCAGTTGAATGGATCTTCTGCTTTATTGTATTGAATATTCATCAAAGCTGTTTTAAACAAGGAAGCAAAGGAGTTCTCTTGTTTTTCGAGTTCATAGTGGTTTCCTTGGTATCCAAAAGCTTTGACAGGGCTGATAACAGCGGCTGTTCCAGCACCAAAAATTTCTTTGAGACTTCCATCCTTGGCAGCTGCCACAATTTCGCTAACTTTTACAGGTCTGACATCTACAGAAATCCCTTCTTTCTTAGCAATATCGATTAAACTTTTTCGTGTAATTCCATCCAATATTCGATCACTAGTTGGAGCTGTAAGCAGGGTGTCGTTTACTCTAAAAAAAACATTCATAGTTCCCGCTTCTTCCATATACTCATGCGTGTCAGCATCAGTCCAGATAACCTGCTGATACCCTTCTTTTTTTGCTAAATTCGTAGGGTAAAACTGAGCTGCATAATTCCCGGCAGCTTTAGCATATCCAATTCCTCCGTTAGCGGAACGGCTAAATTTTTCAGCCACCAATACACTGACATCTCCACTATAATATGCCTGAGCAGGAGAGCAGATAATCATGAACTTGTATTCATTTGCTTCAGAAGCAGAAACACCTGCCTGCGTAGCAATTACAAAAGGTCTGATGTATAATGAATTTCCAAAACCAGGTTTGATCCATTCATTATCTAATTTGAGTAACTCCGTTAATCCGTCAAAGAAATAATTCTCAGGGAATTCGGGCATTGCCAGACGTGCGGCAGATTTGTTTATTCTTTTGAAATTTTCATCTGGTCGGAATAAAAAGGTATCTCCATTGTCATCTTTATAAGCTTTCATTCCTTCGAAAACGGCTTGCCCGTAATGAAAAACACGAGCAGAAGGATCAAGAGTGAGCGGCGCATATGGAGTGATCTTTGGAGTTTGCCATTTTCCGTCAATAAAATCACAGACAAACATATGATCTGTAAAAATATTACCGAAAGTTAGGTTTTCAAAGTCTACTTGTCCGATTTTAGACTCATTTGCTTTGGTGATTTCAATTGCTTGTTGAGTTGAACTCTTCATCCGATTAACTATTTTTTAGGTTGTGAAAAGTGTAATAAACTCAATAAATGTTTATTACGATTTAATGATTAAAAAAGAAATAGCCAATTTTAATCTGACACAAAAATACCTTTTTCTACGTAATTAATAATTTTTTGAATTGCTTAATTTTACCAAATACGACAATAGACAAAAAATATGAGAAAATTTATAGTATTGGTATTCGGAGTAGTGACATTATATGCTTGTAAAAACACGAATACAAAAGGAAAAAACTTAATAGAAAACTTACCCCTGGAGCAATATCAGGCATATGGACAAAAAATAGAAAAAGGAACTGTTTTTTCACCGGATGAATTGGCTGCCCAATATCATGAGATGAAAGAGGGAGATACTATTGCTATGATGTATAAAAGTACGGTTAATAGTGTGTGTAAAGTCAAAGGTTGCTGGATGAGAGTTGCTATTGATGATAAAGAAGAGAACATGGTAAAGTTTAAAGACTATGGTTTTTTTGTTCCTATGGATATCGAAAACAAAGAAGTAATCGTAAAAGGAAAAGCGTTTGTAACAGAGGTATCTGTAGAAGAACAACGCCATCTGGCAAGTGATGCAGGTAAAAGTGAAGATGAAATAGCAAAAATAACAACTCCTAAAAAGACATATTCTTTTGTAGCTGATGGAGTTTTGATAAAGAGTTAATGGAGCATAAAACTAAAAGAGAAATTATCATTACGGGAGATGGTTCAGTAACGATTCATCTTCCCGAAATTAATGAACAGTATCATTCCAAACACGGAGCTATCAATGAAGCAAAACACGTATTTATTAAAAGTGGGCTTCAGTATATATGGGAAAAAGAAAAAAAGGAGGAAACAGCCATTCTGGAAATAGGTTTTGGAACAGGGCTTAACGCATTTATTACGTTTTTAGAAAGTAAAAAAAGCGGGAAAGCAATCCAGTATGTTGGAATTGAGGCGTATCCTGTACTAATGGATGAAATTGAGAAACTAAATTATGCTCAACAATTAGAAGCCCTTCATGAACAGGCTACTTTTATGAGCCTTCATGAATGTGAGTGGGAAAAAGAAAAAAAAGTATCAGATACTTTTTCTTTGACTAAAAAACAAATGTTGTTTGGCGATATAAAAGATGTAGCGTCGTATGATTTGATTTATTTTGATGCCTTTGGAGCGAGAGTACAACCAGAGTTGTGGACAGTTCAGATTTTCGAAATAATGTTTGCAGCCTTACGGGATGGAGGTGTTTTGGTCACCTATGCAGCCAAAGGAAGTGTAAGAAGAGCAATGGAAGAAGTAGGTTTTTCGGTAGAAAGACTGCCAGGACCTCCTGGTAAGAGAGAAATGTTACGGGCTGTAAAATAATATTTTTTACAGATAGCTTGTCTTCAGAAGAATTGTGTTAAACCTATAATAAAGAGGCAGCTTTTCATAAAAGGAAGTAGTATTTTTACTCAACTTTAACTTAACTTAATGAGGATTCTAATTACTGGAGCTACGGGGTTGGTCGGTCAGGAAATTGTGAGGTTATGCCATGATTCAGGGATGGATGTGAATTATCTTACCACGAGTAAAAATAAAATAAAGACTGGAAAAGAAAATTATCAGGGGTTTTATTGGAATCCCGATACTAAAGAAATTGATTCGTCCTGTTTTGAAGGAGTGACGACGATTATCCATTTGGCAGGAGCAACTATAGGAAAGCGCTGGACTACTTCTTATAAAAAGCGAATCGAATCCAGTAGAGTAGAAACGACAAATTTATTAATAAGCACATTGCAGCAACAAAAGCATCAGGTAAGACAAGTGATTGCTGCCAGTGCCATAGGGATTTATCCAAGTTCATCCCAAAACTACTATACGGAAGAAAGTACGGAGAGAGATTCAACTTTTCTTTCAGATGTAGTACAAAAATGGGAAAAAGCAGTAGAAGGCTTCAAAACATTGGGGGTGAGATTAGGCATTTTGAGGATCGGTTTGGTGTTATCTCACGAAGGAGGCGCTTTACCTCAAATGGCAAAACCAATAGAAAAAGGAGTAGGAGCCGTAATAGGGAAAGGAACACAATGGCAGAGTTGGATTCATTTAAAAGACGTAGCCAGAATGTTTCTGTTTGTTCACGAAAAGAAATTAGAAGGAGTCTATAATGCAGTAGCCTCTAATCCGATATCTAATAAAAAACTCACCTATGCAATAGCGAGTCAGCTGGGTAAAAAAATACTGTTACCGAATGTTCCTGAGTTTGTACTACGGCTTTTACTGGGAGAGATGTACGTATTACTGGTAAGTAGTCAGCGGGTTTCTAATGCCAAAATAGAAAAGAACGGATTTCAGTTTTATTACGAAAATATTTATCAGGCGCTTGAAGAAATTGATGCGCATAAAAAAAACTGACACCAGATCAGAACAGATGTCAGTTTTTTAATGCTTTTGTAAAGCATCGTCCTATTCGGATTATGCTTTTTTGGCTTTTAAGCTTACTTTGATCTCAATATCGTCGTTAATAAACTTATCTCCTAAGTTTTCGAATACAGATTTAGATCCGTAGTTTACTCCCCATTCTGTACGGTTAATTGTGAATACGTCACTAGTAATAGTAGTTTCAGAATCATTAGAAGAGATAGTTGCCGGGAAAGAGATATTTTTCTTGATACCTTTTAATGTTAGGTTTCCTTCGATCACAGTTTTTCCATCTTTTTCATTTACAGCAGTAATTTCGAAAGCACCATCTTTAAACTTGGCTACATTAAAGAAGTGATCTTCTTTACCTTCACCTTCACCTTTTAAGTGTGCTTCAAGACCTGCTTTTTCGTCACCTTCTAAGTCAGTAACAGTAATTGTAGTCATGTCTATAGCGAATGATCCTCCAAGTACTTTGTTCTCCTGAACTTTTAATGTACCATTCGATAGCGCGATAGTTCCCATATGTTTACCTGTAGGCTTAGATCCTGTCCATTCGATAGTACTAGCTGTAGGGTCTACAGTATACGTAACTGCCACAGCAGGAGCTTCTTTTACTTCTTCAGCCTCCTTAGCAGTAGTTTCATTTTTTTTCTCTCCTTTACAAGAAAAAGCAAGGATTGAAAGTGCCGTGACTGCAGCAAGTTGCATTAATTTAAATTTCATAATAAAGAATTAAAGGTTTAAAATTTGGTCAAAAATATTTCTTTCTGATGTCTTCTGTCTTAAATATATATTAAAATATTATTGTGACATTATGACATTTATTGAAAAATGGCAGTACTTTTGCACCTGCAATAAAGAAAAACTTATAAAAAAGATACGTTTTACATGAGTAAGAAAAATAAAAAAAACGATGATCTAAAAGATCAAGTAGAAGAAGTACTTGATGCGCCTGTTACAGAGAAAGAAAATGAAGAGGTTGATGTAGAAGCACAGCTAAAAGAAGAACTGGAGAAGGAAAAAGATAAGTTTTTGAGACTCTTTGCAGAGTTTGAAAATTATAAAAAACGAACCTCAAAAGAACGTTTAGAGCTTTTTAAAACAGCAAGTCAAGATGTGATACAATCAATGCTACCCGTATTAGACGATTTTGATAGAGCGCAAAAAGAAATCGAAAAATCGGAAGATGAAAACCTGATCAAAGGGGTAGAATTGATTCATAATAAACTCAAAGAAACACTAAAGAGTAAAGGACTTTCAGAAGTAGAAGTTGCTGCTGGTGATACGTTTAATGCAGATGATCATGAAGCGATTACCCAGATTCCTGCACCTAGTGATGATTTGAAAGGGAAAATAGTTGATGTTATTGAAAAAGGATATAAGCTTGGCGATAAAGTCATCCGTTTTCCAAAGGTAGTAACCGGACAATAAGACATTTATGAAAGAAGATTTTTATGACATACTAGGTATTAGTAAGGGAGCTAGTCAGGCAGAAATCAAAAAAGCATATCGTAAAAAAGCAATTGAATATCACCCAGATAAAAATCCGGGAGATGCGACTGCAGAAGAGAAGTTCAAAAAAGCAGCAGAAGCATATGAGATATTAAGTGATCCTGATAAAAAAGCACGTTATGACCAATTTGGTCATCAGGCATTCGAAGGCGGAGGTGGCTTCGGAGGTGGTGGAATGAATATGGATGATATATTCAGTCAGTTTGGAGATATCTTTGGTGGTGGTTTTGGCGGCTTTGGCGGCTTCGGAGGAGGAAGACAACGAACGGCAAAAGGAAGTAATCTTCGTATTCGTGTGAAACTGTCTTTAGAAGATATCGCGAATGGAGTCGATAAAAAGATTAAGGTAAAAAGAAAGGTTAAGGCTCCTGGAACTACATATAAAACATGTAGTACCTGTAATGGTTCAGGACAAGTTACCAGAATTACCAATACGATTTTAGGAAGAATGCAAACGTCCTCTCCATGTAATGTGTGTGGAGGAACCGGACAAATGATCGATAAAAGACCAGCCGATGCAGACGCTCAGGGGTTGAAGATTGTTGAAGAAACCGTAAGTGTAAAAATCCCGCCAGGAGTAGAAGAAGGAATGCAGCTAAAAGTAGCAGGAAAAGGAAATGAAGCACCTGGGAATGGAATTGCAGGAGATCTGCTGGTTGCCATAGAAGAAAAACCTCATGCAGAGTTACAACGAGAAGGAGATAACCTGCATTATGATTTGTATATCAGTTTCTCAGAAGCTGCTCTTGGAGCGTCCAAAGAAATTGATACAGTAAGTGGCAAAGTGAGAATTAAGATAGAAGAAGGAGTTCAGAGTGGAAAAATATTGAGACTTAGAGGAAAAGGAATTCCAAGTATTAATGGATACGGAAGAGGTGATCTATTAGTACATGTCAATGTTTGGACCCCAAGAACCCTGAGCAGAGAACAAAAAGAGTTTTTCGAAAAAATGGCAAAAGATGAACATTTTATGCCAAAACCCGAAAGTGGAGATAAATCCTTTTTTGAGAAAGTAAAAGATATGTTCTCATAAAAACGATATAAAGAAATGAGAGAGGTCGTAATGATTTGATTTCTTTAACATATGGTTAAGAAAAATTTGTATATTTGAGCATCACTAAAAATGTTTAGTGATAATTTTTCTTTTTCATAGCAATTTTTTTCCCATCCTTAGTATTCGTATTCAGGGTGGGTTTTGTTTTTGGTTTATAGGATATTGTACCGAAATAAAATAAGTAGGTAAATAAAAAGTTATGAAGACATTATAATTTTGTAATTATGCAACTGAAAACGCGTGGAACAGAATTTTATTCTTGAAAATTCATCCGTTTTTATTTACTTGAAAAAATAAATTACAACCATTATTTATGACCAATGTATTAGAGGTACAGCACGCAACAAAACGCTTTGGAACTTTTACTGCGCTTAATGACGTGTCCATTCAGGTACCTAAAGGAAGTGTATTCGGCTTATTAGGGCCCAATGGGGCTGGTAAAACTACATTGATACGAATCATTAATCAAATCACATACCCCGATCAGGGAAAGGTTTTTCTGGATGGTCAACCTCTGGAACCACAACATATAAAAGATATAGGGTACCTGCCAGAAGAAAGAGGACTTTATAAATCGATGAAAGTAGGAGAGCAAGCACTGTATTTAGCACAATTAAAAGGGTTGAGTAAAACAGAAGCAAGAGAACGATTAAAGTACTGGTTCGATAAGTTTGAAATTTCACATTGGTGGAATAAAAAAATACAAGAGTTGTCCAAAGGGATGGCGCAAAAAGTTCAGTTTATTGTTACAGTATTACATCGCCCAAAATTGTTGATTTTTGATGAGCCATTTAGTGGTTTTGACCCTATTAATGCTACGGTTATAAAAGATGAGATCTTACAACTCAGGGAAGAAGGTGCTACTATTATTTTTTCTACACATAGAATGGAAAGCGTAGAAGAATTGTGTGATCATATCGCCTTGATTAATAAATCAAAAAAGATATTAGATGGGAAATTGACAGATGTAAAAAGAGCTTATAAATCAAATACCTTTGAAGTGGGGTTGATGACAGATAATGCAGCGGGAATATTAGAGCAAATTAAAAGTAAATTTAAGGTGTCCCCTGCCGATTTTAGAACAATTGATGAGCAACTAAAATTAAATATTACCCTTGGAAAGGAAGATTCTCCGAATGATTTATTAGGGTATTTATCTGGTCAAGCACAGATTTTGCGATTTAATGAAGTAATTCCGGGAGTAAACGAAATATTTATTAAAACAATTACAGAAGAGAATGCATAATTTAAAACTCATTATCAAAAGAGAGTTTATGGCGAGGGTTCGCAACAGGACATTTGTAGTAATGACCTTTTTAAGCCCCCTGATTTTTATTGGTATGATCTCATTGATTACTTGGTTGGCAACGATTAATAATGATGAGATACATAAAATAGCCTTCGTAGATGAAACAGAAATGTTCTCAGCTGATTTAAAAAATGAAGGGAACATAGAATATATTGATTATTCCCATCTGAACTGGAAAGTAGCAAAGGATTCGGTTAAGCAGCAAAAGTTATATGGACTACTGTATATTCCTAAAAAAGAAGGTACTGATCAGTTAGCAACATCTATCCAGTTTTATGCAGAAGAAGCCCCCAGTCCTTCTATATTAAGTAAAATAGAGCAGGTAATATCAGCAAAAATAACAGAACGTAATTATAGAGAAAAAGGACTAAACCTCGATGTTATCAAAAAATCAAAATCAGAAGTTTCTATTCTCGTTGAAGATTTTTCAGGAGAAAAGACTTCAAAAATGGCTAGTTACGTAAAAATGGTTTTTGGAGGCGTTGCC contains:
- a CDS encoding nucleoside triphosphate pyrophosphohydrolase family protein, with protein sequence MKDKIKAVQDFHTAFKIGYKNEPMADLGSAKNKLRFDLMREENEEYLEAAEDGDLVEVADALGDMLYILCGTIIEHGLQHKIEEVFDEIQRSNMSKLGEDGEPIYREDGKVLKGPNYFKPDIKAILDK
- a CDS encoding branched-chain amino acid aminotransferase, which translates into the protein MKSSTQQAIEITKANESKIGQVDFENLTFGNIFTDHMFVCDFIDGKWQTPKITPYAPLTLDPSARVFHYGQAVFEGMKAYKDDNGDTFLFRPDENFKRINKSAARLAMPEFPENYFFDGLTELLKLDNEWIKPGFGNSLYIRPFVIATQAGVSASEANEYKFMIICSPAQAYYSGDVSVLVAEKFSRSANGGIGYAKAAGNYAAQFYPTNLAKKEGYQQVIWTDADTHEYMEEAGTMNVFFRVNDTLLTAPTSDRILDGITRKSLIDIAKKEGISVDVRPVKVSEIVAAAKDGSLKEIFGAGTAAVISPVKAFGYQGNHYELEKQENSFASLFKTALMNIQYNKAEDPFNWRHKI
- a CDS encoding DUF4920 domain-containing protein, with product MRKFIVLVFGVVTLYACKNTNTKGKNLIENLPLEQYQAYGQKIEKGTVFSPDELAAQYHEMKEGDTIAMMYKSTVNSVCKVKGCWMRVAIDDKEENMVKFKDYGFFVPMDIENKEVIVKGKAFVTEVSVEEQRHLASDAGKSEDEIAKITTPKKTYSFVADGVLIKS
- the mnmD gene encoding tRNA (5-methylaminomethyl-2-thiouridine)(34)-methyltransferase MnmD; translated protein: MEHKTKREIIITGDGSVTIHLPEINEQYHSKHGAINEAKHVFIKSGLQYIWEKEKKEETAILEIGFGTGLNAFITFLESKKSGKAIQYVGIEAYPVLMDEIEKLNYAQQLEALHEQATFMSLHECEWEKEKKVSDTFSLTKKQMLFGDIKDVASYDLIYFDAFGARVQPELWTVQIFEIMFAALRDGGVLVTYAAKGSVRRAMEEVGFSVERLPGPPGKREMLRAVK
- a CDS encoding TIGR01777 family oxidoreductase codes for the protein MRILITGATGLVGQEIVRLCHDSGMDVNYLTTSKNKIKTGKENYQGFYWNPDTKEIDSSCFEGVTTIIHLAGATIGKRWTTSYKKRIESSRVETTNLLISTLQQQKHQVRQVIAASAIGIYPSSSQNYYTEESTERDSTFLSDVVQKWEKAVEGFKTLGVRLGILRIGLVLSHEGGALPQMAKPIEKGVGAVIGKGTQWQSWIHLKDVARMFLFVHEKKLEGVYNAVASNPISNKKLTYAIASQLGKKILLPNVPEFVLRLLLGEMYVLLVSSQRVSNAKIEKNGFQFYYENIYQALEEIDAHKKN
- a CDS encoding YceI family protein, translated to MKFKLMQLAAVTALSILAFSCKGEKKNETTAKEAEEVKEAPAVAVTYTVDPTASTIEWTGSKPTGKHMGTIALSNGTLKVQENKVLGGSFAIDMTTITVTDLEGDEKAGLEAHLKGEGEGKEDHFFNVAKFKDGAFEITAVNEKDGKTVIEGNLTLKGIKKNISFPATISSNDSETTITSDVFTINRTEWGVNYGSKSVFENLGDKFINDDIEIKVSLKAKKA
- a CDS encoding nucleotide exchange factor GrpE, whose translation is MSKKNKKNDDLKDQVEEVLDAPVTEKENEEVDVEAQLKEELEKEKDKFLRLFAEFENYKKRTSKERLELFKTASQDVIQSMLPVLDDFDRAQKEIEKSEDENLIKGVELIHNKLKETLKSKGLSEVEVAAGDTFNADDHEAITQIPAPSDDLKGKIVDVIEKGYKLGDKVIRFPKVVTGQ
- the dnaJ gene encoding molecular chaperone DnaJ, whose product is MKEDFYDILGISKGASQAEIKKAYRKKAIEYHPDKNPGDATAEEKFKKAAEAYEILSDPDKKARYDQFGHQAFEGGGGFGGGGMNMDDIFSQFGDIFGGGFGGFGGFGGGRQRTAKGSNLRIRVKLSLEDIANGVDKKIKVKRKVKAPGTTYKTCSTCNGSGQVTRITNTILGRMQTSSPCNVCGGTGQMIDKRPADADAQGLKIVEETVSVKIPPGVEEGMQLKVAGKGNEAPGNGIAGDLLVAIEEKPHAELQREGDNLHYDLYISFSEAALGASKEIDTVSGKVRIKIEEGVQSGKILRLRGKGIPSINGYGRGDLLVHVNVWTPRTLSREQKEFFEKMAKDEHFMPKPESGDKSFFEKVKDMFS
- a CDS encoding ABC transporter ATP-binding protein, with product MTNVLEVQHATKRFGTFTALNDVSIQVPKGSVFGLLGPNGAGKTTLIRIINQITYPDQGKVFLDGQPLEPQHIKDIGYLPEERGLYKSMKVGEQALYLAQLKGLSKTEARERLKYWFDKFEISHWWNKKIQELSKGMAQKVQFIVTVLHRPKLLIFDEPFSGFDPINATVIKDEILQLREEGATIIFSTHRMESVEELCDHIALINKSKKILDGKLTDVKRAYKSNTFEVGLMTDNAAGILEQIKSKFKVSPADFRTIDEQLKLNITLGKEDSPNDLLGYLSGQAQILRFNEVIPGVNEIFIKTITEENA